From the Geotrypetes seraphini chromosome 8, aGeoSer1.1, whole genome shotgun sequence genome, the window TTGGTTTGTCACCTGGATATcttgtttcccatttttctttgaaccacccAAATAAGGTCACACGCAGAGTTTGTCTGCTTAGATTTCCTTCCGCTAAATTATGTtgttacaaaagatttctggagagaactctcttttcaagctgccaaattgaatgattggttcggtaaaattatgctaggatcctcttcttatcttgattttagaaaacaattgaagacccaactttttgaaaaatttgaatCCTAactggttttttttgtttaataatTTTATGCTTCCGTCATGCAatgtatcttcttttaaattgtatttttactgtatggtcggttcttatttgttgtaatctgcttagaaccattcttttaaattgaatttttcttttaaatcatattttctactgtaggaccaattcttatttattgtattttgttttgaattgttttttcctttaattacTCTCCACTTTATGacttgtgcttatttgttgtaaaccacctagaaccattttttggttaggcggtatataaaaataaaattattattattattagggcaACTGATAACCTACTGACCTTCCAGAAAGAAGTAAAGACACTTCTTTTCATGGACCAGATCAATTTTGGTCTCAAACTTTGACAGACCTTGCTTCAACATACCTTAACTCAGAACATCTGTGCCAGTTCTTCTACtgttcactgcagatatgttaatacccattcgtgactctatgatttattttcttagattctgcaaaacatggtcatttttctcaatggaggtgagtaaacagtgcagtgccacagggatctgtattggtACCAGTgccatttaacttatttataaacaatctggacattggaacgaagagtgaggtgattaaatttgcagatgacactaaactgttcaaagttgttaaaatgcatgcggattgtgaattATTGCAGGCAGAACTTAGGAaattcaagtggcagatgaaatttaatgtggacaaatgcaaagtgatgcatgtttggaagaataacccaatcacagttactggatgctagggtccaccttggggttagcacccaagaaagggatctgggtatcattgtagacaatacaatgaaaccttctgcccaatgtgtgacggtggccaaaaaagcaaacatgatgctaggaattattttaaaagggatgattaacaaaactaaatgcctttgtatcgctccatggtgcccATTCTCccggagctcagaacggttttacataaatttattcaggtactcaagcatttttccctgtctgtcctggtgggctcacaatctatctaatgtacctggggcaatggggggggggattaagtgacttgcccagggtcacaaggagcagcgtgggtttgaacccacaacctcagggtactgaggctgtagctcctcagctaggaaaagagaaggctgagtggaaatatgattgaagtctacaaaatcctgagtggagtagaacgagtacaagtggatcgatttttcactctgtcaaaaattacagactagaggacactcgatgaaactgcagggaaatacttttaaaaccaataggaggaaatattttttcactcagtgaatagttaagctctggaatgcattgccagaggttgtggtaaaagcgaatagcagagctggttttaagaaaggtttggacaaattcctagagggaaagtccatagtctgttattaagacactagtgtttaagcccgttacattaacgggtgctagtaaagcctccttccctcacatgtcccctattttcagcccagGTTCAAACCCATTTTaatcccccccagcccccttctcccatctgttcccaTTCCGCCCGAGCCCCTTTTCTCACCAGaaaatttccctccccactccacttccctgtccagcagcacctcttccctgctccccctgtccctcttcattgctcccctggcccagtagcacctcttccctgctccccctgtccctcttcattgctcccctagcccagtagcacctcttccctgcttccctcttccttgctcccctggcccagtagcacctagtgtttagcccgttacattaacaggtgctagagtagatgtctgtctgtctgttgttgtttttttaaatttgtctctctctccttggacgctgtctgtcattctttctgtctgtgtctcttcctggccccctgtctgtctatctttatttctatctctatcctcttccctcaatcctgcatgtgcccttttttctctttctcctccccacttccttccaacgtctgctccccctgtccctcagacttccattcagtgtctctctaccccttccatgtACTGTTcatcctctgtcttgccccttccattcactgccctctcttctctttccatccagcgtctgccctctctctctctgttccatatggcatgtcctccttcctttcccccttgatctggcataccttcctccttccctccatgccctgccatctcttcttccctccaagacattctctccccctctgctccttttcctccttgaacttcatcgggcagcagcattcacaattcactgctgttgccagcttcaggccttcctctctgtcgggtcctgtcttcatgaaaacaggaagtaggcaggacccgccagagaggaaggcctgaagccggcaacagcagcgaaatgtaaacgctgctgctgcccgaagaagccaggccttgaagcacccgaggcagaccgcttctctcccctcccagcccaacctccGCTGACCCTGCtagctctccctcccatgcgaccctcccagcgagatgaccttaacaactaacctccctccagcgtggcagccacagcacgctaaccaggctgcttcgcggctttctcctgccggtgaagcgtcaccgatgacgtcatcagtgacgcttcaccggcaggagaaagtcgcgaagcagctTGGTTAGCGTGCTGTGGCTGCCACcgctggagggaggttagttgttaaggtcatctcgctgggagggtcgcatgggagggagagattgtACGGTCAGTGGGTCCCGGAGCGAGGATGCTACCGCTTAGTGAGTGAGGGGAGGAGTGCTTGCACGGGTGAAGCTGTGCACCGGGCCTCAGGTAAAAAAGGTAttgccccccacccaaaaaaaaaaaacaaacgtgcGTGTTTGAGGAGTGACAGGGAGGCacgcagggagagagcttgcctgcttCTTCCAGCGGTTGGTGGAGGAGGGGAGTGtccagagtgatccctgccgccgcattctaaaatagaatccggccacggatcggaaaacacggcggcagggatcacgaaaccctaagtgtgcatgcacgcttagggttttattatataggatgggtgaagcctctgcttgccctggatcggtagcatggaatgttgctactctttgggttttagccaggtacccGATTAGAtaggcctggattggccactttgagaataggctactgggcttgttggaccattggtctgacccagtaaggctatttttatgttcttattgattctatagctttgtgttttgatcctgtagcatgttattgactctgtaatatatgtatctctgttcctgaaaactgtgtgtatgtatccttgtaatcCGTTTTGGGCtcctgaggaggatgggatagatAAATCAATCAAGTCTGCGCTCAACCCCTGCTTAACAGAAGGTGAGACTACTTCAGGGATGGCCCTGAACTCCAAGGAAAActatgcagactggctaacaggtacccaaaaaAAGGGATCGGCCTGTTAGCTACACTCctaagtctgtgaattctcaagtaGGCAGAGCTCCAAAATTGCTTCAAACGTGAAATTACCCGAAAAAGGGACAACATTacatcaaatttaaaataaaatggggagagcagaatacACAGCTGTAGAcatgcttgcagaaaaaaaaaaaaaaaaaaagactgcagaaGGCTACAGTGACAGagattttgcagccaaaatttgtcAAAGTGTGTCTCTGGCCAGGATACTGAAATTCTACAAGCGCTTTGAAGAGACTAGAAGCATCAAAAACAAGGCTGGAAGGGGCCAGAAAAAGGTTGCAACATCTCAGACCGATAGAAGGATAGTGAGAATGGCTCTACAGAATCGGACATTTACCGTCACCAACATCATTAAGTCACTGGCTGAAACAGGGGTGTTGGTATCGGGCTAGACAATTCACTGGAGACTGGCGACAGCAGGCCTGAGAGCAAGAATTCCCAGGAAAAAGCCCTTCCTCAATGCAGTTCAGAACTGTAAACGTTTGAACTGGGCTAAAGAGCATGCCAGCTGGACCATAGAGCAGTGGAAGATGTGGAGTGATGAGCCCTAAATCTCCATATTTGGCAATGACGGTGTTCACCATGTTTGTCGGTGACCAGGTAAGGACTGCTTGCTAGAATATACTACTGCCACCATGAAGCATCATCTAAATGTGATGTGGGGAAGCATGTCCAGATATGTTTGTGGGTTGATTGCAGGCGCTTTATGGAGTGATAAATGCTGACAAATACATAAAGGAGGTCTTTCAACCCAAGGTTCTGCCCTCAGTCAGAGACATCTTCGGTGCCAGTCAATCATTCATTTTTCCAACAGAAGGCACCCCATACCATACAGCCAAGAAATGCCTCACCTGGTTCAAAGAGAACAAGGTTGAGCTGCTGTACTGGCCAGGAAACAGCCCAGATCTCAACCCATTGCAAACCTCTGGGCCAGATTAAAGAGAGCAGTAGCAGCAAAGTGACTATttattaagtatttatataccacttatagcttaagtggcttacattcaggtactcaagcatttttccctatctgtcccaacaaACATGAGCTGACAGCAGCAATAATCAACTCCTGGTTCCACACAGTAACACCCATTGATCTCCAAAGACTTGTGGATAGCATGCCAAGATGTGAGGCAGTAATCAAGGCTAAGGGATATCAGCCACGCTACTAGTGAGATtgatggccacctggatggtctcgggactcaaggatctcccgtacgaggaacggctggataagttgcagctgtactcactcgaggaacgcagagagaggggtgacatgatcgagacattcaagtatctcacgggccgcatcgaggtggaagaagatatcttctttttcaagggtcccgtggcaacaagggggcatccgtggaaaatcaggggcggaaactgcacggggacaccaggaaattctttttcactgaaagggtggttgattgctggaatagtcttccacttcaggttatagaggccagcagcgtgcctgattttaaggccaaatgggatagacacatgggatctattctcagaaaaaggtaggggagggtcattggggtgggcagactagatgggccgtggcccttatctgccgtctgtttctatgacaAATTATCATTATTAGATTGGGTATCTTATTaacagcattttttttgctaaatGTGCCAAATATTATGCTGGTCTTGTTAAATGATTACAGAGTTTCTGTTTAGTTGAAAATTTATGCACTAAATACAATTATGATATTATAGCTATGCTTTTTTAAAGGGTAATGCCTAAAATACCAagtgtttccacaattttggccaCTAGTGTAAGTTTTCTATTCTAGATAGGGAAGTTAAATTCTTATTTTCAGCCAGCAGGGGGCCCTCATTCCCTAAGTGCAGAAAGCACACACAACTGTTTCTCCCAATGTTGGTCACGGTATATCCTGCCACCTAGAGGTAATAGGATGGCCCTGGTTACTGTAGCCAACATTAAACTACTCTACCCCTAAAGAGAGAAAATGTCACCTGAGGCAACAGAAATGCATCTCGCATCCCATCTCATACCGAAGACCATGGTTAATTAGGATGAGAAGCACAGGGGGACAGTATGATACAAACAAACCACCTGTCAAAGTTTCATACATGGGATGCTCAGCAGTTTCAGAAAGTCACTAATTTTTAGAGCAGCTTATCCTCTCAGGGCTCCTACCCAGGAGTACAGGGACGAGCAGTCTTTGTGTTTACTGCAGAGCAGTCTGTATTTAAATCCTGGCACTTCATGTGCCACAGCAACAGATCCTTATTAAGAATCTGGAGAGATGCTGGGAAGTGGGGAAATCCTCTGTTCACTCTTATCACAGCAAATACATTTAGCATGCTGCTACAACCTGTCTTAGTTCCAAAATTAGTGTCACAAAGGAAACCCaaaacaattttcatttgttttaaAGAAAAACCTCTCAAATACTAGCAAACAGATTAAACTGTTCCATCTTTAATGGTCCAGCAGTTTGGACTTCCAGCTGTCCAGCTTAAGTTGACCTACCCTGCATTAGACTATGGTGCCAAGAGCCTTTCCTCAAAGCTAGCTGGGGGTTGTTCTTAATTCTGTCTAATCAACCACTGCATAGATAATCCACAAGCAGCCACAGAGCTCGGCACCTTTTAAACCCACTCTACATGCAGCTGCAGAAGGCAAGCACACACTCACCATCAAACTCGGGGAAATAATCAACAAGGTGCGAGTACATGATTTTATCCTCCAAGAGATCCTTTTTGTTCAGGAAGAGGATGACCGACGAATTCTGGAACCAGGGATAGGTGATGATGGTCCGAAAAAGTGCTTTGCTCTCCTCCATTCGGTTCTGGTAAGACAGACAATCAGTATTCaaactatacacagagaaaataaaggaggCAGGCATGCAAATACTCTGCTAGACCTCTAGCAAGGAAACAGAAGAGGAAACAGGAGGAtagaggaaggaaaggggagggaCTCATCTCTATAGCATGTACCAAATACCACCCTGACATTATACATCATGTTCTGGAGAAAGACTGGTCAGCCAATTCCTTCTCATCTTACTTCCGTTTGTCAGAGTTCTGGAATGGATCCAGTTCCATTCATggcttaaccctcccccccccccgcccctcgaGCTATAGAATGCATCCCCACTCCCTTCTACCCACACACCTCATTATCAGACTCCACGAGAACTTGGTCATATTCACTAAGGGCTACTAAAAACATGATGGATGTCACATTTTCAAAGCAATGTATCCACTTTCTTCGCTCTGATCTCTGACCCCCAACATCTACCAtcctgaaagggaaagagaagagcACAGTTAGACCAGCAAGGACACAGAAGAATTCCCTCTCAAAAAGGAGCACCCATATCACATGGTCTGGGCTGTGAGCAACCAGAATAGTGCCGCAGCCTCCCTTCTACCTCTCTTACTTTTAAAAACAGTTTATTGCTAGTTTGTTCAGGGCGCAAGGTTACCATGCTTTGCTACAACCGTTTTTCTTCTGGTTCTTGTCACCAAGCATTCAGTGCTGTTTGTATTGATTGCTGAAgtccattgatttttttttttctatctgggTAAAGATGTGTTGGATATATGAATTTGCTGATAAAGTTGTGGAaaatgtaaatttatttattttacttgatATACTGGTTTACAATAGCTCCAGTTCAATATAAATACTCATGACAATGTTTTATTATATCAGAAAAAATAACACAAATTCTCAAACCATACAAGGGTGAGCTTATAATTATGCTAAGGACCCAAAAAGCCAACAAAAAAATagtgtgaaaaagtattttaaaaccTATCTGAACTAGGCTCCAATCATACATGGTGTGGCAAACAGTTCCACGTGGCTGGTGCTTGATAAAAAAAATATGCCGATTCTCTAGTAGAATCCAATCTTGCTCGGGACAAAGCCAGTACAAGACAATTCTGAGTCCAAGATCTCAAATTACAAACGGGAtataaagaaatcaataaattatcTAAATACTGTGGGAGACCTGTAGAAAATGCAGGGTTGGGGAATtagtttaactttaaaaaaaaaaaaaaaaaaaaaaatggagcccAAGAATTATGTGAATGTCTCTTTTGGAATTTTCAGTGGTCcagaatatttaaaatatttctcttCAGTTGGCCTCCTTGTTTAGAAGTATTAACTTAGATCCCCAAAATTACTAGAGACTGTGGCTAATGTTCTCAGTGAGAGACTGTTGATAAATTTCAAATATTATTCTCTCTCCTCCTCAGAGCTGATTAAACAGGTGCTATTAAATAGACCACAAGTTAATAGTTTATCTATCTCACAGTGGTTGGTGTTAAGTTTCAGACAAAGTGAGAATTTGTGAAATctgttttgaaaaagaaaaaaaaaaaagggggggggggaatccaaaTGACCAGCACTCCAACCATAAACAGAGACAGGAACTAAAATTTGATAAGTAAAAACAACCCAGGGTCTTTCTGGATGAAACTATCCATAGTATTCAATTAATCCAGGTTCTCTCTTAGAACTTGCTTTACCTCAGTTGAGGCCCAGACATCAAGTTTGATAATCTGATCAACAACCTAAAAGATACACAGGTTTTGGTTCTTCTTCTGAAAGATTGGGAAAGTTCCCTCGATTGATTTTCCAGAGAAACATGTCTCCAATTAGTTCAAAATGTGGCAGATTGTATGGGTAGAAATGTGGTTTAGAAAGTTAGACTGATTCTAGTTTAAAATTTGGTGAGGGAAGGAGCCTTTCATGCAGTGTTATATAAGCAACAGTGTGCAGGCCTGTGTGTACTTCTGGCTCCTCTCTTGAAAGAGCTACATCTCACTTCCTTTCTGAATTGAGTGTTCAAGCTTGTAGGATTGCATTTGTGAATCTGTCACCATTTGATGATCCATAAGCTGGAGGGAGCATGGTAAAGAAAGACCAAGAACAGTACATGGTTGCAGAATAGGGTATACTAGGACTAACTAAATATTCTGCAGCTCAGCACGAGGCAGGAGCTTGGGAAAACCGCTCCTACTCCGTCCACCAAGAATTTCAAAGATACGCGGGGAGGGAGTTAAAGTCGTCAACGTTGGCCGGGACAGGaagtgggagggatccctcttgtccaggcccactgctggaccaccaggaattttAAAGGTACGCAGGGGGAAGCCTGCATGGCATCGGGAGGGAGAGCGGGCAATgtgcagggagggagagggactgggtgcagagcctagcagggtacagcacttgaatattaaacccccctccccttcttatATTCGAGccaatcttttttcctcctttttttgggggaaaaaaaggttaccttggtttatatttgggtcggtTTATATTAGAGCATATATATGGCAAATTTGCATTATCTGTAGATCTATTTGAGATCTGTGCCTTTGGCAGACATGCTGCAGATTTTGTATAATGAAGAATCTCCCATTGAAAAGCTCCGATTCTCAAGATTAACAGACATGTGGTGTGGACAGCCATGTACAGAATGAAGAAGGGCTGCAGATGCATACCTGAAGATAATGTTCTCCAGATCGAAAGGGTACTCAATGATACCAGTTGTGGGCACTCGAACCCGCAGCACATCCTGCTGGGTGGGCAGGTAGCCTGGTGTTGCTATGCGATCCACATCAGTGAGATAACTGTAAAATGCATCAGAAAATAAGAGCAGCTGAGACTTTGCTGGCTACTTCTATTAGGAAAGACTTGACATAGAAATCCCAATCATCCTAAGGGGGCTGGAAAAGGGGTGAAGAGAAGTTTGACAACTAGAGGGCCATAATTCAGAAACTGGAGTGTGACACATAGTGAAGACCAACGTCTCTGCTGCCCCACCCACCTGCTGCACAGGGCACAGCCCCCAAAGGGGCTcatatttattggaatttatggtgtcaggtcaaaagcacgccaggACAAagacgcgcccagacaattgagcgcagcgcggaggtgcacgctgcacaaaattattgtttttagggctccgatgggggggcgtgggggaggaacccccccactttacttaatagagatcgcgccgcgttgtggggggttgaaaccccccacattttactgaaaacttcacttttttccctgttttttagggaaaaagttaagtttacagtaaaatgtgggggggttacaaccccccaaacctcccacaacgccggcgcaatctctattaagtaaactgggggggctccccaacaaaaccccccgtcggagcccctaaaaacagtaattttcttcggcgcgcgcctccgtcttgcgctcagttgtcggtgcgcacctttgtctttcgcggtgttgtctatgaaccgaatttATTAGCTGGCTTAATaaaaagattcacccaaggcagggtACAGCAGGTACAAAGAGCAGGATTTCTATTCCTCCCCCAATACACACACTTTCAAACACAAAGAAAAAGAACATTTTGTTTCCAATTCAGATGGAGTGAAATCAGAAAAAACTCTGATCTCCAGCTCAGTGCTCCACTCCTGTCCACATACTTACTACTTGGCCGAGTCTGAGAGCTGGTACTCTCGCCTTCTGTCATAACATTCTTGGATACCAGGATCATTCCAGAGAGTCTTAATGGCACTGACATATGGCTGCTCGAAGGACATAACTTTCTCTACATCCACCTCTCGGACTAGCAGCGCGTTTGTCTGCAGCAACACAGGAGGGGAAGAGAAGATACTGGACAGTCAAAAGTTGTGCAGGCCAGGGAGAAGATTTAAAGCCAAGCTCAGATATTTTCCATCAACTCCAGGAGATAGTAAAGCCTAATAGGGTCTTCTTTCTACCAATATTAGGCAAGGGGAGACAACAAAAGAGAATACGACAGTCTAGAACAGCACTTTCAACCTCCAAAATTGTGCAtggggaggaaaaagaaaggggaaatCAGCCCATAAAACAACATTTGTATGCATAGCAATGATGCTGGCCAGGTGCCTGGAACCCTTTGCTTCTGCCAGCAGCACATTCTGGGTCAAACTAAATTCTCCATACAAATTTAGTGAAACTGGCCCAAAACAGATTTATCCTAAGCTCCATAGCTGGAAAGCCAGTGGCTCAGTCCTTTCATCTCACCTTATTCTGCTCATACTTGTTATAATATTTTCAGCGTCTCCATGGCTCGAATCATGGACTGCATGCAGTGTAAGATGTTCTGATATACCAGCTTAGTGAAGCCCTTTTTGTCTTCCTCGGAATAGCCTGAGGCCGTGAATTATCCGCATCTGTTTAATAAATGTGCTCTTTCCACTCTCTCCAGTGCctacaaacagaaataaagagaAGGTTACAGCCGTAAGCTGgcccacagaaacatagaaaaatgatcaAAGATAGAGCTCACATAGTCCACTCACACCGATGGCTACTGCAACCTCTAAAGACAGCCTCAGGGTAAAGTATCATGAGGCAGTTGCTGGCGGTAAGTGTGGGTTTGGCTCAAGTCCCCATCACCCCACTGGACCATAAGGAACATCAGGTAGGTCCAGGGGGACCTATCCTAAGTGGTAGGTGGGGGTTAGGGATGAGAGAGGAATCGCTGGGAAatttgtaaatattttttatacAGTGCTGGGGCCCACATAGCTAATCAAAGTCTGGACCATATAGAAAGCAATCCTGTTTGGTCATTTAGCTATAtgggtgccagcactgaatattgctggcaccTGCATAACTGCTAGCTcttttccaccaccacccctgacCTGCCTATTTTTAACATGGGTGGTCAGaaacaatattcagtggcactgcccagtttagtaccactgaatattgaGGGGTTAGGCAGCCACAGGCAATTTAAGCGCAAGCCCTTCAGGGACAAGAACATGTcttgccttgagctactactgacgAGGCTCGAGTTAAATCCAACTCCCTAAAGCTCTGCTCACCTGCACTTCAGAACCCTCTGTTCCGATTCCTTGCGCATACGAGTTATTTTGACAGAGCACATATTACACCTCTCCCACACACTAAGCAAGCTGTAGCAACAACCACTTTCTGCCTCTCCTTATACAGGGACAAATACCCTCTTACAATGTTGGGACTTGAAGGTCTTGCCTTTCCAAACATGTTCATTGGGTACACAAGGATATTCATCTCTCAAAAGGAGGTAAGCAACACTAAACAGACCTGCCCAGAGACGCTGCAGCCACAACTCACTGTCCATAAACCATCCATTCAGTGCTAAAAGCACAGTTTAAACCACAAGTAGCTGTATTTTTTTCTATACTTATACTATAATTGTCATTACAAACCAGTGTTTAGCCTGAGCCCTGGTATCAC encodes:
- the LOC117365265 gene encoding LOW QUALITY PROTEIN: guanine nucleotide-binding protein subunit alpha-11-like (The sequence of the model RefSeq protein was modified relative to this genomic sequence to represent the inferred CDS: inserted 2 bases in 1 codon; deleted 1 base in 1 codon), whose translation is MTLESMMACCLSDEVKESKRINAEIEKQLRRDKRDARRELKLLLLGTGESGKSTFIKQMRIIHGSGYSEEDKKGFTKLVYQNILHCMQSMIRAMETLKIXYNKYEQNKTNALLVREVDVEKVMSFEQPYVSAIKTLWNDPGIQECYDRRREYQLSDSAKYYLTDVDRIATPGYLPTQQDVLRVRVPTTGIIEYPFDLENIIFRMVDVGGQRSERRKWIHCFENVTSIMFLVALSEYDQVLVESDNENRMEESKALFRTIITYPWFQNSSVILFLNKKDLLEDKIMYSHLVDYFPEFDGPQRDAQTAREFILKMFVDLNPDSDKIIYSHFTCATDTENIRFVFAAVKDTILQLNLKEYNLV